A region of the Lycium barbarum isolate Lr01 chromosome 1, ASM1917538v2, whole genome shotgun sequence genome:
CTTTTGCGGAGACCATGTTTTGTGATATCTGTTGCATTGAACCTGGTTTTTGCCGAGACTGTTGTTGTATCCTTTGTTGTAAAACTATCAGTTCGGAATATGGTGGGTATAGTTACATTCGATGTGAAGCAAGAGTAGATGATGGTTACATTTGTGGACACATTACCCATGTAGAGTGTGCTGTACGAGCTTACATGGCTGGGACAGTTGGAGGAAGCATTAATTTGGATGTACAGTATTTATGTAGATACTGTGATTCAAGAACGGATTTGGTTCCACATGTTTTGAAGATTTTAAACATCTGCACATCTATTGCTTCTCGTGCTGACATCGAAAAGATTTTGAATTTTGGCATTTGTATTTTGCGTGGCACACAAAAAAGGAGTGGAGAACAGTTGTTGCATCGTATTGAATCAATCATGGCAAAGGTATAGCTGATTGATGAATGGTACTTTGTTTCCTGATGATGTCATCTTTTTTCCCCCTTTTTAGGTCTGCAAATTACCAGACTGACCAATCTGATAATCATATCAGCTTACAGATGGAGTCTGCATTGAAGATTTATTCGAAAAGGAAAGCTGTGTGGATAGCACTGGTAACTTTTCTGCCTTCTCATATTCTTGTTTCTGTTAATCTGTCACTTGCTGACTTGAATATCTGCATCTAAGCAAGATATTTTTTATGTGTGCTATTAACTATTATCCGTCCAGAAATACATACATCTGTGACTTGTACATAAGTTTGTCTATTTCAGTGCTTCCCTTTGTTCACAAGTATCAAAGGCATTTGTTGTTGTTGCAACTAAACCACAATATGAACAGAAAATTATCAGTTTGGAGTGTTGTACCGAAAATAAAATTGGAGAGCCTTGGAAAGAGTCCGGAAGAGGAATTATTTATTATACAACAGCGTATCAAGTAAATGCTATTCAACCGTTCCTTAGTCCTAACCAGAGGAAGGAAATGAATTGTATCCTTATTAAGAGTTTGGAACTTTGGTGTAACCAGCCTAAAGAGAAAGTCATCAATCGCTTAAAGATCTCTTGTAGGGTGCTGCTTTGGTCAATTGCAGCAATAACTTCTAGTGGCGTAAAGAGTTCTGCTCTAGCCCCTACAGCATAGAATTGAACCTCATATTCATGACATTACTACGTGTTATTGGCTCTCTGCCTTTAGCAATACTGCTCAGATTTTTCTGGAGTGTACTTGTTAGGATGATATGTCCAGATATTGCCGCTATTGTGCTTGTGACTACTATTGCTGGGTTTGAAGCTTTTGGACCTAGCGAAAAGGGCTCGAAGCCTTCACGCAAGAAAGTACGAGAGAAGCGGAGAACGAAGCTACCGCTTCCCTTGACCGACTAAAATACACCAATCGTGACCTATTTTGACCGATTTgggtgtacaacaacaacatacaccgATTTGGGTGTATGTGCAGAAATCTTTTTCATTATTATAGCAGATCCTCTAAAAAAAAAGAGACTTTATACCGAATAAAGTATATACTTTGACTTAACCCTTCTTCCGTATTCTTTCGTGTAAGCATTTTGAAACTTCCTTAAAACATCTCCTTCAAAGTGCTAAGCCCCAGTCTCACTGAACTGGGTCAAAGAACTATCTTCTGATCCAACAGAAATCCTGCATTGAGCATAGCTGATATGTGGCTATGGCTAGCCGATCTCACAATTAATAAAAAGGAAAGTCAACAAGAGATATTTGTTCAAATCCATTTCGTGAAGGCCGAGTAACTTCAACGTGCACCCATGGATATAATTATGTTGTCCATAGGTTTCATTTGATATGTTTTGTCTTTTGTATTTCTGGAATCCTGGTTCAGTATTCAATTCGCTATTTTAAACGATCTTGTCGCAGTACCCTACTCTATTTCTGATGTCATCTAGGATTCTTTTGATCTTTGAAATTTTGGATAATGGTTTTCATGAAGCTGTTTTCTGGATCATTGCAGCGAAATCTGGGACATTGCAAGTTCAAAATCCCAGCCAGAAGCAAAAGACACTAAATGATTTCTTCCCGCTTGCCTAAGCATTAGTCAACAGAGTTACCTGAGAGTTACCTGTGTTGCTGAGTGGGAGGTAGCAAATACTCAGTGGAATAGTCAATGTGCGCACAAGCTAGTCCGGACACCATGTCATAAGAAAAGATTTGGTAAATTGCTAGTTATTGCTATGTGCCATTAATCTTAACTGAGCCGTctaatgtattttttttaaagcttgctaTTGGAGCAAAAGAATAGCACAACTAAGACTGTAAAGCAGGACCCTATATCtagttgcattttttttttttttctagacacTCCTACATATAATGGTTAGTCTGAAGGCTGTTCTGACTTATGCATTTGTCTTGAAGCTTGTTTAACGTGGATCCTTCATTTGCCTTGATGGACCTTTGCTGAACAGATGTTTTAAGGCGTGTTCATGCGGATTTCATGTGCTCGGTGTTGGAGTACCACATTGGTGGGGCCGAGGAGTCTTTGGTTTCCTCATGTGGTCTTGACAATTCTTGCTTCATGAGCTTGCTTTTAGGATTGAAAAGTATATAACTAGCCGTAAAATCCAAAGTAATTACTCGCGCTTACCCATTTACTTTCCTGTCCATTAAACTAATAATTGCTAGCCATGACCATTCGCAGCTAAGcccttcttttctttcctttttctcctgttttctgtttctttttctttttctaatttcATTTAAATCTTGTTTTTCTCCATAattgaatttcattcattttttgcttcttttcttttttgttctttttttttcttcttatagTAAATATTCAGTcaccttttttaaaattttttaaaataatgatATAATATATCGTTTGTCTTCCTTTGTctcatttcctttttctttaaatCAATTATCAGAATAAGTTATACATTATACTTATTgtctcttttttaaaaaaaaaattattttttcagtGATTTTCTTATTTCATGTTTTCTTTTCATAATCTAATTCTAcgaacccttttttttttgcaataagttataaatattattaCCACAAACAAATCAAAATTTCAGTAGCAAAGCAAAAACAAAGCTAAGGAGCACCCATCCCACTACCACCTTCTAGGAAGGGTATAGGAAGAACCCAAGTCTCAGATCTATGAACAAAACTGATTAATTAAATATGTACATTTTCTAGCCTGCTTTGATTCTCTAAACATTGACACTCTTTCTTTCACCGTGAATTGTATTTGCTGTATAATGAATTCCTTCTGCGCATTGCATTCTTTGGAAATCCTCGGATTCCTGGTTTGCCAAATGAAGTAGGTCATTACTTCCAGAACTGCAGCCACCATATCTTTTTTAAATTTGCTCCAATGCCTCTGCTCTTGTTTTAAATCTGCTCTAATGCATCTGTTGTAGCCATTGCAAACACTCTCCTATCCCATCCCGTCGTATCTATACCCATCCATGTATTTACAGTCCTCCACACTACATATGTCCAGTAACACGTAACAAATAGGTGGTTTGTATGTTCTAGTTGTTGTTATGTACACAACACACACAAAGTATTATCATAGTTCAACCTCATGCTCAACATTCTTCCCTTGGTTAGCAATCTCTGTTGATTTGCTAACTACAAAATGAACTTATGCGTAGGTTGTAACACCTTAAATAAGTTCAGATGTAGCAAGGTTTGGCCAGACTCGTAACATAGTAAGATAACTCTTAGTGACAGTATTTATCAGAGAGAGTAAAGGTGTGCCTATCATTCCTATACCAACTCATCATCCCCGTTTCAGCTTATTTAGCTTCTTTCAATATCAATTGTTGTCTGTTGGAGGCACATGACTCCATGAAtcatatatatttttcatatatatgtcATGGATCCATGTCACCCACAGAGATTCTTTCTTCTTGGTCGCAGTTTTCCAACTGCTGCTTTGTTCAGATACTACTTCTTATGTTCCTTGTTTTTTAGATTTACCCATATTGTCCCAAGCTACCAGAGCTACCTTCCTTTTGTTTTCAGTACAACCCCATAAGCTCTGCATTCTTATCAGCATCCTTTCACTCTTGAGGTAGAATAAACACTGACCTCCACTTTTTTGGGGACAGTGCTAACCCCAATCTACAAACCCTTTTTgctcctttatatatatatatatatatatatatatatatatatatatatatatatatatataaacaaataaCGAATTTTGGACAAGGTGTGAGTGGCCTACGTGATGGACAAGATACGGAAAGAGGTTGAGATGGTTCAAACATGTGCAAAGGAGAATTGTTGAGTCCCTAGTGCTTGTGGTGGGCCTGGGAAAAAGAAGAGGTAGGCCTAAGAAATCTTTAGGAGAGCAGCGACACATGACATATCTTCAGCTTACTGTGAACATGATCCTGAATAGAGCATGGAGATCGAGTATCAAAGTAGAGAAATACATTAATTAGGTTGGTGTGCGCATTTCTTTTCTGCACCACTAGTATCTCTTCTACGTTTACCTGTTCTTATAGCTCTAACACCACCTAATTGTTTCTTTCACTTTATTTATCCTTTTTACTTTTCCGTGAGCCGTCTACAGGATACCACCTCTCTAGTTACCATCACAAAATGAGGTAAGGTCTATATATACTCCAACCTTTACAGATGCCACCTTATGGGACTATATTGGGTGCGTCACAAAAGAAGATAAGGTCTACGTATAATTCTACCCACCACATATGCCACCTTATGGGGCTATATTGGGTATGGGATGATATTGGGTATGTAATTGTTGTTGTACTCCACTATAATCTAAAAATAACGAATGATAAAAAAACATAGATAGAAGTTCGTTTGATTGAACATCAAATCAAATGTGAAGAAGTTAGAATACTCTGACTATTGTCCAAGAACAAGTCGGCCACCGCCTCCCCAAACACCCCTGGATTTATCATCAAACTCTCTACCGCGACGGCCACCCTTTGGCACCGTCACAATCAGCTCTCCGTCCACAAACGCCGCCGTGGCTAGCTCCGGCATCGTCGAAGCAGGCAATCTGTACCTCCATGTATCCACATTCAATTGCTCCAACAATAACTTAATTTCATCGTCACTGTCTCCCTTCCCGTTTGTCACAACGATCTTCGTTACTCCCGGATGGATCTCCACAGCCTGTGCCTTGACTTGTGTTGGGTTTGCACCTAATAATTGCAAATTTTGAATGAAATCAAACAAAGAAAACTATATTTACAATACTAGCTAATACTTGCTCTGTGCCACTTTTTAGTCTTGTAAaagtttcttttctttcttgaaaAGCGTGTCAAGTTAAATTTGGATGAAAATTGGGATGGATGAAGTAAAAAAAGCATAGTAAACTATTGACAAACTAATTTCTAATAAACAAAAGTGGATGCTACT
Encoded here:
- the LOC132642185 gene encoding uncharacterized protein LOC132642185 isoform X1, translated to MSAKKDAGEIDTVVASNGSESEINGTGLHLYPVSDHDSGEGLPYAPVDWPNAGDKWGWKAGKRATNSGYFRDRYLYLPKRLHVRKDGKKNAFRSKLSIEKYLQSEFPRIDTNKFFASFSWIIPSKQPPSSKGDSDMKQKVTSSGTKMEPLPSDSPLGAITCKAGNRMCSSLTAEKPFAETMFCDICCIEPGFCRDCCCILCCKTISSEYGGYSYIRCEARVDDGYICGHITHVECAVRAYMAGTVGGSINLDVQYLCRYCDSRTDLVPHVLKILNICTSIASRADIEKILNFGICILRGTQKRSGEQLLHRIESIMAKLTDGVCIEDLFEKESCVDSTAKSGTLQVQNPSQKQKTLNDFFPLA
- the LOC132642185 gene encoding uncharacterized protein LOC132642185 isoform X2, encoding MSAKKDAGEIDTVVASNGSESEINGTGLHLYPVSDHDSGEGLPYAPVDWPNAGDKWGWKAGKRATNSGYFRDRYLYLPKRLHVRKDGKKNAFRSKLSIEKYLQSEFPRIDTNKFFASFSWIIPSKQPPSSKGDSDMKQKVTSSGTKMEPLPSDSPLGAITCKAGNRMCSSLTAEKPFAETMFCDICCIEPGFCRDCCCILCCKTISSEYGGYSYIRCEARVDDGYICGHITHVECAVRAYMAGTVGGSINLDVQYLCRYCDSRTDLVPHVLKILNICTSIASRADIEKILNFGICILRGTQKRSGEQLLHRIESIMAKMESALKIYSKRKAVWIALRNLGHCKFKIPARSKRH